From the Heliangelus exortis chromosome 14, bHelExo1.hap1, whole genome shotgun sequence genome, one window contains:
- the KIAA1210 gene encoding acrosomal protein KIAA1210 homolog isoform X2 → MLSPPLSKVSDYIMATGPTAVTMSPGTGGTAEECTGKKKSKFQTFKNFFAKKKRKDPPPPRGESNLKPSQSSSDVSISVLDTTALHSQKEAGPKGSMGNKALSHDSVFIFESAAGNLAGNTLPQENIPGRVKTLQLQLQQNIRLGSPPVVITGKKLEDAGAVSEDDGLPRSPPEISTLHEVLTDSPSKSSNPVQRHSSLSLGGTDSEDEQIPSGASSRPISPASPATLAAPSSRGSSFLPIDFTIPASPLGCLDTSAARHRIAVNPRKQKGFTNKNQQTPQVEQLENEACLPATPEKKGNSIELLESDQHKSDWEGLSAQAGHCAKGGSSKESPGIKSPTAAACDPCDSTLVAEDPCALLQEHSGPPDRDHRHKAAASLLIPELSPVNLEEHHSAKVSSFSDESADELRLHQQNTYSEKSALPKLQKIEGEGVVFPDIPEADLVSNGVEKEGVDTLADPTQRSSVNSVDSNIKDQEKRDPLFVGRVEACLGVTENYSNHTVSGTGPSTSQVEIANSESSSDIKRVTVLKAENRSLTRNDKETCGRMEFQSAKGNAEKKIESAASFSEAGCMLPPSKMEACLKAENVSVSKGSQGSQQASTSHISEKLPTGCLASSSLGVLKSSSSDGDSKEYQLSSAASHRKTLEDSRPADESVRNPLKTAAAKPVRFTIAPAWQRSLSGGSNSKEDLYIRSSPTSPIRPELFEGTTKEHTGFDVQESGKTISVGFDRDCKDTDLHLNSSVEWTDHEAQNVENPFGIRLRRTSSLLKYQTESRAESPKLIPSAVPTASSASVKEEQKLVGTGKPTPGLPVSIKSFVKKPDLSGDKNPPKTRAEEVVKKPNGHKPSENVSSPHLGTASSEPAWVSMAKLKQKGFQVHPLAKEHKAEDKTLTKVTQEEPGICASESILKKNMPSSLSSQDKKMQMKISMSAETGKVGPIAQEASVIPAAEKEARHSCNLPMTPCSPAEPPWLSLAKKKAKAWSEMPQIVQ, encoded by the exons TGACTATATCATGGCTACTGGGCCAACAGCAGTCACAATGTCACCTGGAACAGGAGGGACAGCTGAAGAGTGCACAG gaaagaaaaaatccaaatttcagACTTTCAAGAACTTCTTtgccaagaagaaaaggaaagaccCTCCACCTCCCAGGGGGGAGAGTAATTTAAAACCAAGCCAGTCCAGCAGCGATGTCAGCATCTCTGTGCTTGACACTACTGCACTTCATTCACAGAAGGAGGCTGg GCCCAAAGGAAGCATGGGAAACAAAGCCCTGTCCCATGACAGCGTCTTCATTTTTGAGTCTGCAGCAGGGAACCTGGCAGGCAACACGTTACCTCAGGAAAACATACCTGGGAGAGTGAAAACTTTGCAG CTTCAGTTGCAGCAAAACATCAGACTTGGATCACCTCCTGTTGTTATAACTGGAAAGAAACTGGAAGATGCAGGTGCTGTTTCTGAAGATGATGGTTTACCTAGAAGCCCTCCTGAAATTTCAACCCTTCATGAAGTTCTGACAGATTCACCAAGCAAG TCCTCCAACCCTGTTCAGCGTCATAGCTCTTTGAGTTTAGGCGGGACAGACAGTGAAGATGAACAG ATTCCTTCTGGAGCTTCCTCCAGGCCCATCAGTCCTGCATCCCCTGCCAccctggcagcccccagctcaCGAGGCAGCAGCTTCCTTCCCATTGACTTCACCATCCCTGCCAGTCCCCTGGGCTGCCTGGACACCTCAGCAGCCAGGCACAGGATTGCTGTAAACCCCAGGAAGCAGAAAGGCTTTACCAACAAAAATCAGCAAACCCCCCAG GTGGAGCAGCTGGAAAATGAAGCATGCCTTCCTGCAACTccagaaaagaagggaaattcAATAGAATTACTTGAGAGTGACCAACATAAAAGTGATTGGGAAG GATTGTCAGCCCAGGCAGGACATTGTGCAAAGGGAGGCAGTTCTAAGGAGTCACCAGGTATAAAAagtcccactgctgctgcctgtgatCCTTGTGATTCCACACTTGTGGCAGAAGATCCTTGTGCTTTGCTACAAGAGCATTCAGGCCCTCCAGACAGGGACCACCGCCATAAAGCAGCTGCATCCCTTCTGATTCCTGAGCTTTCCCCAGTGAACCTGGAGGAGCACCACAGTGCAAAAGTGTCATCCTTTTCAGATGAGTCTGCTGATGAATTGAGATTACATCAGCAAAATACCTACAGTGAAAAATCTGCACTTCCAAAATTGCAAAAAATTGAAGGAGAAGGAGTTGTGTTTCCAGACATTCCAGAAGCTGACCTGGTTAGCAATGGTGTGGAAAAAGAGGGCGTGGATACTCTGGCAGATCCTACACAAAGGTCCTCAGTAAATTCTGTGGATTCAAACATCAAAGACCAGGAAAAGAGGGATCCACTGTTTGTTGGCAGAGTAGAGGCCTGCTTGGGTGTTACTGAGAATTATTCCAACCACACTGTCTCAGGTACTGGACCAAGCACTTCACAGGTTGAAATAGCCAATTCAGAGTCATCTTCTGACATCAAGAGAGTGACTGTTTTGAAGGCTGAAAACAGATCACTAACAAGAAATGACAAAGAAACTTGTGGAAGAATGGAATTTCAGTCAGCAAAAggcaatgcagaaaaaaaaatagagagtgCTGCATCTTTCTCAGAAGCAGGTTGCATGTTGCCTCCCAGTAAGATGGAAGCCtgtttgaaagcagaaaatgtttctgtttcaaagGGCAGCCAAGGCAGTCAGCAGGCCAGCACATCACACATCTCTGAAAAACTTCCCACTGGATGTCTTGCCTCTTCAAGTTTGGGTGTCTTGAAGAGTAGCAGCTCTGATGGTGACAGTAAGGAGTACCAGCTGAGCAgtgcagcttctcacagaaaaaCCCTGGAAGACAGTCGACCTGCAGATGAAAGTGTAAGAAATCCACTGAAAACTGCTGCTGCCAAACCAGTCAGGTTTACAATTGCACCTGCATGGCAAAGGTCTCTCTCAGGGGGTTCAAATTCAAAGGAAGATTTGTATATCAGAAGCTCCCCAACGTCCCCTATAAGACCAGAGCTGTTTGAAGGAACCACAAAAGAACACACAGGTTTTGATGTCCAGGAATCAGGAAAAACCATCTCAGTTGGGTTTGATCGAGATTGCAAGGACACTGATTTGCATTTGAATTCTTCTGTGGAGTGGACTGACCATGAAGCACAAAATGTTGAAAACCCATTTGGGATCAGACTAAGGAGAACATCATCTTTGCTAAAATACCAGACTGAAAGCCGTGCTGAGTCTCCAAAGCTGATCCCCTCAGCTGTTCCCactgcttcctctgcttcagTCAAGGAGGAGCAGAAACTGGTGGGCACTGGAAAACCCACTCCAGGCCTTCCTGTCAGCATAAAATCATTTGTTAAAAAACCAGACCTCTCAGGAGACAAAAATCCTCCCAAGACAAGAGCAGAAGAAGTGGTAAAGAAGCCAAATGGTCATAAACCTTCAG AAAATGTCTCATCTCCACATTTGGGAACTGCTTCATCTGAACCAGCGTGGGTCTCCATGgcaaaactaaaacaaaaggGTTTCCAGGTCCACCCTCTTGCCAAAGAACATAAAGCTGAAGACAAAACTTTGACCAAAGTGACTCAAGAAGAG CCAGGCATCTGTGCTAGTGAAAGcatcctgaagaaaaatatgcctTCCAGCTTGAGCTCTCAGgacaagaaaatgcaaatgaagaTCAGTATGTCTGCTGAAACAG GCAAAGTTGGACCTATTGCTCAGGAAGCATCTGTGattcctgctgctgaaaaggAAGCAAGACACTCCTGTAATCTGCCAATGACTCCATGCAGCCCTGCTGAACCCCCGTGGCTGTCCCTGGCCAAGAAGAAAGCCAAAGCATGGAGTGAAATGCCCCAGATTGTACAATAA